The proteins below come from a single Crossiella sp. CA-258035 genomic window:
- a CDS encoding class I SAM-dependent methyltransferase, whose product MNQVHKRAPRYAAGRARALGLPTRGTTNPNRLRKVDRWIAATPLTADALRAAPDPLVVDLGYGSSPITTVELADRLAGLRPDLRVLGLEIDQERVEAAKPAERPGLEFRRGGFELAGRRPALVRAFNVLRQYEEDAAGEAWATMQARLAPGGLLVEGTCDEIGRRCCWVTLDAGGPLTFTLACLPSDLEQPSDLAERLPKSLIHHNVPGERVHALLAELDACWATAAPFAPYGPRARWVEAVRLLAARDWPVLDRRNRWRLGEVTLNADAVYGPRP is encoded by the coding sequence GTGAACCAGGTCCACAAGCGCGCGCCCCGCTACGCCGCGGGCCGGGCCAGGGCGCTCGGCCTGCCCACCAGGGGCACCACCAACCCGAACCGGCTGCGCAAGGTGGACCGCTGGATCGCCGCCACCCCGCTCACCGCCGACGCGCTGCGCGCCGCGCCGGACCCCTTGGTGGTCGACCTGGGCTACGGCTCCTCGCCGATCACCACGGTGGAGCTGGCCGACCGGCTGGCCGGGCTGCGGCCGGACCTGCGGGTGCTGGGCCTGGAGATCGACCAGGAACGGGTGGAGGCGGCCAAACCGGCCGAGCGGCCCGGCCTGGAGTTCCGCCGCGGCGGGTTCGAGCTGGCCGGTCGGCGGCCCGCGCTGGTGCGCGCGTTCAACGTGCTGCGCCAGTACGAGGAGGACGCCGCCGGGGAGGCGTGGGCCACCATGCAGGCCCGGCTGGCTCCCGGCGGGCTGCTGGTGGAGGGCACCTGCGACGAGATCGGCCGCCGCTGCTGCTGGGTCACCCTGGACGCCGGCGGCCCGCTGACCTTCACCCTGGCCTGCCTGCCCTCGGACCTGGAACAGCCCTCCGACCTGGCCGAACGGCTGCCCAAGTCGCTGATCCACCACAACGTGCCCGGCGAGCGGGTGCACGCCCTGCTGGCCGAGCTGGACGCCTGCTGGGCCACCGCGGCCCCGTTCGCGCCGTACGGGCCAAGGGCTCGCTGGGTGGAGGCGGTGCGGCTGCTCGCCGCGCGGGACTGGCCGGTGCTGGACCGCCGGAACCGGTGGCGGCTGGGCGAGGTCACGCTTAATGCGGACGCGGTCTACGGCCCGCGTCCGTAG
- a CDS encoding maleylpyruvate isomerase family mycothiol-dependent enzyme — MQHNDFIEQIRLHSEAMRAATLKAGPEARVPTCPEWEVRDLVAHMARVQCWAGDNLAAGIREARPEFPPAPEDWAELHAWWLAKQERLTGLLAEKGADTPAWTFGQEVAEPGAFWARRQAHEVAIHRLDAEHALFEVSGGADPGKELLFDPAFAGDGIEEALWMALAFRKHAERTEEGTVLFHAADAGLALVLKLTAGQPAELGPVRGTGTDTDAVVAGTADAIYRYLWNRPNNAVVTGKSELLDRIGTP; from the coding sequence GTGCAGCACAACGACTTCATCGAGCAGATCAGGCTTCATTCCGAGGCGATGCGGGCGGCCACGCTGAAAGCCGGTCCCGAGGCGCGGGTCCCCACCTGCCCGGAGTGGGAGGTGCGGGACCTGGTCGCGCACATGGCCAGGGTGCAGTGCTGGGCTGGGGACAACCTGGCCGCGGGCATCCGCGAGGCGCGGCCGGAGTTCCCGCCCGCGCCGGAGGACTGGGCCGAGCTGCACGCCTGGTGGCTGGCCAAGCAGGAGCGGCTGACCGGCCTGCTCGCGGAGAAGGGCGCGGACACCCCAGCGTGGACCTTCGGGCAGGAGGTGGCCGAGCCCGGCGCGTTCTGGGCCCGGCGGCAGGCGCACGAGGTGGCCATCCACCGGCTGGACGCCGAGCACGCGCTGTTCGAGGTCTCCGGCGGCGCCGACCCCGGCAAGGAGCTGCTGTTCGACCCGGCCTTCGCCGGTGACGGCATCGAGGAAGCCCTGTGGATGGCCCTGGCCTTCCGCAAGCACGCCGAACGCACCGAGGAGGGCACGGTGCTCTTCCACGCCGCCGACGCGGGCCTGGCCCTGGTGCTGAAGCTGACCGCGGGGCAGCCCGCCGAGCTGGGCCCGGTGCGCGGCACCGGCACGGACACCGACGCGGTGGTGGCGGGCACCGCGGACGCGATCTACCGGTACCTGTGGAACCGGCCGAACAACGCCGTGGTGACCGGGAAGTCCGAGTTGCTGGACCGGATCGGCACCCCCTGA
- the purU gene encoding formyltetrahydrofolate deformylase gives MSARERRYVITLGCPDRTGIVARISTFLAEQGGWIVEAAYHTDTDTNWFFTRQEVRADSLPYDVTELRRRFSSVARELGVRSDWRVTDTGEKRRVVILVSKAGHCLYDILGRVASGELDVDVRAVIGNHADLAGITRAHGIPFHHVPFPVAGKDPEGKTAAFAQIRQLVDSQRPDAVVLARFMQVLPHELCAAWSGKALNIHHSFLPSFMGARPYHQAHARGVKLVGATCHYVTAELDAGPIIEQEVGRVDHTDSVADMVRKGTDIEKVVLARGLRWHVEDRVLVHGNRTVVFH, from the coding sequence ATGTCCGCACGTGAACGACGCTACGTGATCACCCTCGGCTGCCCGGACCGCACCGGCATCGTGGCCCGGATCTCCACCTTCCTCGCCGAGCAGGGCGGCTGGATCGTGGAGGCGGCCTACCACACCGACACCGACACCAACTGGTTCTTCACCCGCCAGGAGGTGCGCGCGGACTCGCTGCCCTACGACGTGACCGAGCTGCGGCGCCGGTTCAGCTCGGTGGCCAGGGAGCTCGGCGTGCGCAGCGACTGGCGGGTCACCGACACCGGGGAGAAGCGGCGGGTGGTCATCCTGGTGTCCAAGGCAGGGCACTGCCTGTACGACATCCTGGGCCGGGTGGCCTCCGGCGAGCTGGACGTGGACGTGCGCGCGGTGATCGGCAACCACGCGGACCTGGCCGGCATCACCAGGGCGCACGGCATCCCGTTCCACCACGTGCCGTTCCCGGTGGCCGGCAAGGATCCCGAGGGCAAGACGGCGGCGTTCGCGCAGATCCGGCAGCTGGTGGACTCCCAGCGCCCGGACGCGGTGGTGCTGGCCCGGTTCATGCAGGTGCTGCCGCACGAGCTGTGCGCGGCCTGGTCCGGCAAGGCGCTCAACATCCACCACAGCTTCCTGCCCTCGTTCATGGGCGCCCGCCCGTACCACCAGGCCCACGCCCGCGGCGTGAAGCTGGTGGGCGCGACCTGCCACTACGTCACCGCGGAGCTGGACGCCGGGCCGATCATCGAGCAGGAGGTGGGCCGGGTGGACCACACCGACTCGGTGGCCGACATGGTGCGCAAGGGCACCGACATCGAGAAGGTGGTGCTGGCCAGGGGCCTGCGCTGGCACGTGGAGGACCGGGTGCTGGTGCACGGCAACAGAACTGTCGTTTTCCACTAG
- a CDS encoding YbaK/EbsC family protein, which produces MTGWTIAGTLTVHPAQDRLDLLAAPVATMLRTLAAERCGVAEINPDLADTAAFCAEYGSPLAASANCVVVAGRRGEVTRYAACLVLATTRADVNGVVRKRLDARKASFAPMDEAVTRTGMAYGGITPIGLPADWPILLAPEVAEAPELVIGSGVRHSKLLVPGSLLAKLPNAEVLPGLAQ; this is translated from the coding sequence ATGACCGGCTGGACCATCGCGGGCACCCTCACCGTCCACCCCGCCCAAGACCGCCTCGACCTGCTGGCCGCCCCGGTGGCCACCATGCTGCGCACCCTGGCGGCCGAGCGCTGCGGCGTGGCCGAGATCAACCCCGACCTAGCCGACACGGCAGCCTTCTGCGCCGAGTACGGCTCCCCACTGGCCGCCTCGGCCAACTGCGTGGTCGTGGCCGGCCGCCGCGGCGAGGTCACCCGCTACGCCGCTTGCCTGGTCCTGGCCACCACCCGGGCCGACGTCAACGGCGTGGTCCGCAAACGCCTGGACGCCCGCAAGGCCAGCTTCGCGCCCATGGACGAGGCGGTGACCCGCACCGGCATGGCCTATGGCGGCATCACCCCGATCGGACTGCCCGCGGACTGGCCGATCCTGCTCGCGCCGGAGGTGGCGGAGGCGCCGGAACTGGTGATCGGCAGCGGGGTTCGGCACAGCAAGCTGCTGGTGCCGGGGTCGCTGCTGGCGAAGCTGCCGAACGCGGAGGTGCTGCCGGGGCTGGCTCAGTAG
- a CDS encoding type 1 glutamine amidotransferase domain-containing protein — MDKRIAFLVASEGIEQAELTDPWAAVEEAGGVPRLLSTKLGTVRAYNHLDPADEFTVDVALSDANPADYAGVVLPGGVANADELRMDEDAVRFVQAIAAAGKPIAAICHAPWLLVEADLVNGRVLTSFPSLATDIRNAGGEWVDREVQVCDHREWRLVTSRTPKDLPAFNQAALKEFGLG; from the coding sequence ATGGACAAGCGCATCGCGTTCCTCGTCGCGAGCGAGGGCATCGAACAGGCCGAACTGACCGACCCCTGGGCCGCCGTCGAGGAAGCGGGCGGCGTGCCGCGGCTGCTGTCCACCAAGCTGGGCACGGTCCGCGCCTACAACCACCTGGACCCGGCCGACGAGTTCACCGTGGACGTGGCGCTCAGCGACGCCAACCCGGCCGACTACGCGGGCGTGGTGCTGCCCGGCGGGGTGGCCAACGCCGACGAGCTGCGGATGGACGAGGACGCCGTCCGGTTCGTCCAGGCCATCGCCGCCGCGGGCAAGCCCATCGCGGCGATCTGCCACGCCCCCTGGCTGCTGGTCGAGGCGGACCTGGTCAACGGCCGGGTGCTGACCTCCTTCCCCAGCCTGGCCACCGACATCCGCAACGCGGGCGGCGAGTGGGTCGACCGGGAGGTCCAGGTCTGCGACCACCGCGAGTGGCGGCTGGTCACCAGCCGCACCCCGAAGGACCTGCCCGCCTTCAACCAGGCCGCGCTCAAGGAGTTCGGCCTCGGCTAG
- a CDS encoding alpha/beta hydrolase produces MSSPLATAEANGVRWSAHGTGGPVTLVVPGLGATPGEARLPATGLPGTRVVLTLPSHGESPDAPPGYFRYDTIAADVLAVADEVGATAAIGTSLGASALLHIAASHPARFERLALLLPAVLDEPRTAEAADPLTRLCEATEHALATGDSGLLHAVVAADLPPGQHLADYVDKRVAAVLRLREALRQLPPQVPVADVAALAEVTAKVLVVSPTGDPLHPEHVAKSVAAAFPAARLVVLPALIPLVTHRRELRALLADWAV; encoded by the coding sequence GTGAGCTCGCCACTGGCCACGGCCGAGGCCAACGGCGTGCGCTGGAGCGCGCACGGCACCGGCGGCCCGGTCACCCTGGTGGTCCCCGGTCTGGGCGCCACACCGGGTGAGGCGCGGCTGCCCGCGACCGGCCTGCCCGGCACCAGGGTGGTGCTCACCCTGCCCAGCCACGGCGAGTCCCCGGACGCCCCGCCCGGCTACTTCCGCTACGACACCATCGCCGCCGACGTGCTCGCGGTGGCCGACGAGGTCGGCGCCACCGCCGCGATCGGCACCTCGCTCGGCGCCAGCGCCCTGCTGCACATCGCCGCGAGCCACCCGGCCCGCTTCGAGCGGCTCGCCCTGCTGCTGCCCGCGGTGCTGGACGAACCCCGCACGGCCGAGGCCGCCGACCCGCTGACCCGGCTGTGCGAGGCCACCGAGCACGCCCTGGCCACCGGCGACAGCGGTCTGCTGCACGCGGTGGTGGCCGCGGACCTGCCGCCCGGCCAGCACCTGGCCGACTACGTGGACAAGCGGGTGGCCGCGGTGCTGCGCCTGCGCGAGGCGCTGCGCCAGCTGCCGCCCCAGGTCCCGGTGGCCGACGTGGCCGCGCTGGCCGAGGTCACCGCCAAGGTGCTGGTGGTCTCGCCCACCGGCGACCCGCTGCACCCCGAGCACGTGGCCAAGTCGGTGGCCGCCGCCTTCCCCGCCGCCCGGCTGGTGGTGCTGCCCGCGCTCATCCCGCTGGTCACCCATCGCCGCGAACTGCGCGCCCTGCTGGCCGACTGGGCGGTGTAA
- a CDS encoding DUF2516 family protein, which yields MKIIYFAAIPVGLFAFVHALIQRADAFTAADKLSKPAWLGITGGGTAALALFPFGGPGSLFWMAGLVAVLVYLVDVRPKVIEAQRGPRW from the coding sequence ATGAAAATCATCTACTTCGCCGCGATCCCGGTCGGCCTGTTCGCGTTCGTGCACGCTCTCATCCAGCGCGCGGACGCCTTCACCGCGGCGGACAAGCTGAGCAAGCCCGCCTGGCTCGGCATCACCGGCGGTGGCACCGCCGCGCTGGCGCTGTTCCCCTTCGGCGGGCCGGGCTCGCTGTTCTGGATGGCCGGGCTGGTCGCGGTGCTGGTGTACCTGGTGGACGTGCGGCCGAAGGTGATCGAGGCCCAGCGCGGCCCCCGGTGGTGA
- a CDS encoding helix-turn-helix transcriptional regulator, whose protein sequence is MTEDHSKSVNQVVADLGRDIGDYIRTQRATAQISLRQLAKLAGVSNPYLSQIERGLRKPSAEILQQIAKGLRISAEALYVQAGILQERPGGPVIDAVLADPDLNERQKQVLLDVYESFRRENAAATPPADSPTEE, encoded by the coding sequence ATGACGGAAGACCACAGCAAGTCGGTCAACCAGGTGGTCGCTGATCTCGGCCGTGATATCGGTGACTACATCCGCACCCAGCGGGCGACCGCGCAGATCTCGTTGCGCCAGCTGGCCAAGCTCGCCGGTGTGTCCAACCCGTACCTCAGCCAGATCGAGCGCGGGTTGCGCAAGCCGAGCGCCGAGATCCTGCAGCAGATCGCCAAGGGGCTGCGGATCTCCGCCGAGGCGCTCTACGTCCAGGCCGGAATCCTGCAGGAGCGCCCTGGCGGGCCCGTCATCGACGCCGTGCTCGCCGACCCAGACCTGAACGAGCGGCAGAAGCAGGTGCTGCTCGACGTCTACGAGTCGTTCCGGCGGGAGAACGCCGCCGCGACCCCGCCAGCCGATTCACCCACCGAGGAGTGA
- a CDS encoding CrcB family protein, producing MRVLLLISAGGVLGALARHAVGTAFPWPWPTVGVNVLGCLLIGLLISRTAPESALRPFLGTGVLGGFTTFSAYAVDVVRLTHEGRAVEAAAYLAVTLLGALAAVWAGRALGAAR from the coding sequence GTGCGCGTCCTACTGCTCATCTCCGCCGGTGGCGTGCTCGGCGCGCTGGCCAGGCACGCCGTCGGCACGGCCTTCCCATGGCCATGGCCGACGGTCGGCGTGAACGTGCTCGGCTGCTTGCTGATCGGCCTGCTGATCAGCCGGACCGCCCCGGAGTCGGCGCTGCGCCCGTTCCTCGGCACCGGGGTGCTGGGCGGGTTCACCACCTTCTCCGCCTACGCCGTGGACGTGGTCCGGCTGACCCACGAGGGCCGCGCCGTCGAAGCCGCCGCCTACCTCGCGGTCACCCTGCTCGGCGCGCTGGCCGCGGTCTGGGCCGGCCGAGCGCTCGGCGCGGCCCGGTGA
- a CDS encoding CrcB family protein, with amino-acid sequence MNALLVALGAAVGAPLRYLVTEWARRRFPGLPWGTFAVNTAGSLLLGLLAGAAVAGPAMALLGTGFCGALTTYSTFALETSQLPRGRAALTVAGSVAAGVLAAATGFLLGTLSW; translated from the coding sequence GTGAACGCGCTGCTGGTGGCGCTGGGCGCGGCCGTCGGCGCGCCGCTGCGCTACCTGGTCACCGAGTGGGCGCGGCGGCGCTTCCCCGGCCTGCCCTGGGGCACCTTCGCGGTGAACACCGCGGGCTCGCTGCTGCTCGGCCTGCTCGCCGGGGCCGCGGTGGCCGGCCCGGCGATGGCGCTGCTGGGCACCGGCTTCTGCGGCGCGCTGACCACCTACTCCACCTTCGCGCTGGAGACCAGCCAGCTGCCCAGGGGCAGGGCCGCGCTCACCGTGGCTGGCAGCGTCGCCGCCGGAGTTCTGGCCGCCGCCACCGGCTTCCTGCTCGGTACCCTGAGCTGGTGA
- a CDS encoding zf-TFIIB domain-containing protein translates to MICPKCQDIMQTVDRTGVHIDVCQDCKGIFLDRGELERLVDAALIYRQAAEAREREAAATASTGANPVTSEQPVPAQPPPYQPEPGYAPPPPAYQQPGYAAPPMPPGYGQPAPYGHDPYAHDPYHRRRKKKDILSELFDL, encoded by the coding sequence GTGATCTGCCCAAAGTGCCAGGACATCATGCAGACCGTGGACCGCACCGGTGTGCACATCGACGTCTGCCAGGACTGCAAGGGCATCTTCCTGGACCGCGGCGAGCTGGAGCGCCTGGTCGACGCGGCGCTGATCTACCGCCAGGCCGCCGAGGCCCGCGAGCGCGAGGCGGCCGCCACCGCGAGCACCGGGGCCAACCCGGTCACCAGCGAGCAGCCGGTGCCCGCCCAGCCGCCGCCCTACCAGCCGGAACCCGGCTACGCGCCGCCGCCACCGGCCTACCAGCAGCCGGGCTACGCCGCGCCGCCGATGCCGCCGGGCTACGGCCAGCCCGCGCCCTACGGCCACGACCCGTACGCGCACGACCCGTACCACCGGCGGCGCAAGAAGAAGGACATCCTCTCCGAGCTGTTCGACCTCTAG
- a CDS encoding helix-turn-helix transcriptional regulator, whose protein sequence is MAQVQSPTVGRRRLGTELRQLREAAGLTHVQVAEALDCSQGKISKIETGRVPVRTLEVRAMAELYGAADDKIEILLGLAKDSKQKGWWQSYGTGAVPPGFDTFLGLEAAASSLRTFSSGLVPGLLQTKEYAYELLNAWSPVERTDVESSLALRLARQERLTGVNPLTLWAVVEESALRRLVVPADAMRQQLRHLLHLAYRANVTVQVLPNAAGAHPLIGDNVALLEFPDPVDPPVVFLENSAGWQGMKKAAEVRRYKLAMDHLTMAAMSQKDSVALIAKIADELV, encoded by the coding sequence GTGGCCCAGGTGCAAAGCCCGACCGTGGGGCGCCGCCGACTCGGCACCGAACTACGACAGCTCCGCGAGGCAGCGGGGCTCACCCACGTCCAGGTCGCCGAGGCGCTGGACTGCTCTCAGGGCAAGATCTCCAAGATCGAGACGGGCCGGGTGCCGGTGCGGACCCTGGAGGTCCGGGCCATGGCCGAGCTCTACGGCGCGGCCGACGACAAGATCGAGATCCTGCTGGGCCTGGCCAAGGACTCCAAGCAGAAGGGCTGGTGGCAGTCCTACGGCACCGGCGCGGTGCCGCCCGGCTTCGACACCTTCCTCGGCCTGGAGGCCGCGGCCAGCTCGCTGCGCACCTTCAGCAGCGGCCTGGTGCCCGGCCTGCTGCAGACCAAGGAGTACGCCTACGAGCTGCTCAACGCCTGGTCCCCGGTGGAGCGCACCGACGTGGAGAGCAGCCTGGCGCTGCGGCTGGCCAGGCAGGAGCGGCTGACCGGGGTCAACCCGCTCACCCTGTGGGCGGTGGTGGAGGAGTCCGCGCTGCGCAGGCTGGTGGTGCCCGCCGATGCCATGCGCCAGCAGCTGCGGCACCTGCTGCACCTGGCCTACCGGGCCAACGTGACCGTGCAGGTGCTGCCCAACGCGGCCGGCGCGCACCCGCTGATCGGGGACAACGTGGCGCTGCTGGAGTTCCCGGACCCGGTGGACCCGCCGGTGGTGTTCCTGGAGAACTCGGCCGGCTGGCAGGGCATGAAGAAGGCGGCCGAGGTGCGCCGGTACAAGCTGGCCATGGACCACCTGACCATGGCCGCGATGAGCCAGAAGGACTCGGTGGCGCTGATCGCCAAGATCGCCGACGAGCTGGTCTGA
- a CDS encoding VTT domain-containing protein → MSWPLLSLFGAAVGSGILPVFSVELYLVGLSAARPDLHWLAAGVVTGVGHVLGKMVHYYAARGVINMPWVTRRLGTSKGRFATWFRHFQDTCAHRPWWSFFVVLLSASVGIPPYTILVVVAGAGRLPLRVLLPAALLGRIIRFCVLASGGSLLGSVDWRF, encoded by the coding sequence GTGAGCTGGCCACTGCTGAGCCTGTTCGGCGCGGCGGTCGGCAGTGGCATCCTGCCGGTCTTCAGCGTCGAGCTGTACCTGGTCGGGCTGTCCGCGGCCCGGCCGGACCTGCACTGGCTCGCGGCCGGTGTGGTGACCGGCGTTGGCCACGTGCTGGGCAAGATGGTGCACTACTACGCCGCGCGCGGCGTGATCAACATGCCCTGGGTGACCCGCAGGCTGGGCACCTCCAAGGGCCGGTTCGCCACCTGGTTCCGGCACTTCCAGGACACCTGCGCGCACCGGCCGTGGTGGAGCTTCTTCGTGGTGCTGCTCAGCGCCTCGGTGGGCATCCCGCCGTACACCATCCTGGTCGTGGTGGCCGGGGCCGGCCGGCTGCCGCTGCGGGTGCTGCTGCCGGCCGCGCTGCTCGGCCGGATCATCCGGTTCTGCGTGCTGGCCAGCGGCGGCAGCTTGCTCGGCAGTGTGGACTGGCGCTTCTGA
- a CDS encoding ABC transporter permease: MTRSSADEVRIGQWLSELLLGTRLALTGGRAAWARLMLSAVGIGLGVMVLLLAAAVGPAQEAKADRMAARQLETGDPARAGGTEPTHLLARQAGQVWRSTYVQGAELAPVSGGVPKLPPGLDRLPGPGEVVVSPALDRLLAEPGSELLRERLPSKIAGQIGEAGLARPGELYFYAGLPEDQRGRALPVLRIGSAPQSTALPELFQLLLTAAAAALLVPIGVFVLVATQIGAGAREQRLASIRLVGADPGQARRIAAGESLAAALLGLGVGAGLFLLVRSLAAVVQIEQVGFYPGDLVPSAPITVLLLLGVPATAVAAALIALRRLEIGPLGVVRKADPPPRRLRWRLALAGLGVLVLAANIPLRRYAREDDWRGTLLSAGIALVLAAAAAVLPWLVERVADRWRPRWVPALLAVRRLRFEYATTRVVAGVVTVLIGAIALQVLLSTIAHTDVPAESYRGSRSGEVVLVTGGGPDNRPDEARVLEAAGRVPGVLHAGALRSLYAEDSRVLQVANCPTIQQLFGVSDCRPGKLYQAGSWRPEFRQGQVVRLRASGADRPFAWTVPPVQQVSTGSPWLGSNLGSVLVATGTDPRLDAAQANYIWVKGPPVPDLQDRVLAATGRVDLSVRAYDMPAREVAAFDSVRGGVLAGTAVVVLLALLSLVVAAVDQLQERRRQYSVLAASGVPRRTLGWATLWQNAVPTAIGLALAPPVGIGLAVLVLGVITSSGAILRELVVNWGDVAMILGAGAALIVLVTLSTLPALRSAVRPSGLRFE, translated from the coding sequence ATGACGCGGTCGTCGGCGGACGAGGTCCGGATCGGGCAGTGGCTGAGCGAGCTGCTGCTGGGCACCAGGCTCGCGCTCACCGGCGGCCGCGCCGCCTGGGCCAGGCTGATGCTCTCCGCGGTCGGCATCGGCCTCGGCGTCATGGTGCTGCTGCTGGCCGCCGCGGTCGGCCCCGCGCAGGAGGCCAAGGCCGACCGGATGGCCGCCCGCCAGCTGGAGACCGGCGATCCGGCGCGTGCGGGCGGGACGGAGCCGACCCACCTGCTGGCCAGGCAGGCCGGTCAGGTCTGGCGCAGCACCTACGTCCAGGGCGCCGAGCTGGCCCCGGTCAGCGGTGGCGTGCCCAAGCTGCCGCCGGGACTGGACCGGCTGCCGGGGCCGGGCGAGGTCGTCGTCTCGCCCGCGCTGGACCGGCTGCTCGCCGAGCCGGGCAGCGAGCTGCTGCGCGAGCGGCTGCCCAGCAAGATCGCCGGCCAGATCGGCGAGGCGGGGCTGGCCAGGCCGGGCGAGCTGTACTTCTACGCCGGGCTGCCCGAGGACCAGCGGGGCCGGGCGCTGCCGGTGCTGCGAATCGGCAGCGCGCCCCAGTCGACGGCGCTGCCGGAGCTGTTCCAGCTGCTGCTCACCGCGGCCGCGGCCGCCCTGCTGGTGCCGATCGGGGTGTTCGTGCTGGTCGCCACCCAGATCGGCGCCGGGGCCAGGGAGCAGCGGCTGGCCTCGATCCGGCTGGTCGGCGCCGATCCCGGGCAGGCCAGGCGGATCGCGGCCGGTGAGTCGCTGGCCGCCGCGCTGCTCGGCCTCGGCGTGGGCGCGGGGCTGTTCCTGCTGGTGCGCTCGCTGGCCGCGGTGGTGCAGATCGAGCAGGTCGGCTTCTACCCCGGTGACCTGGTGCCCAGCGCGCCGATCACCGTGCTGCTGCTGCTCGGGGTGCCGGCCACCGCGGTGGCCGCGGCGCTGATCGCGTTGCGGCGACTGGAGATCGGGCCGCTGGGCGTGGTCCGCAAGGCCGATCCGCCGCCGCGCAGGCTGCGCTGGCGGCTGGCCCTGGCCGGGCTCGGCGTGCTGGTGCTCGCGGCCAACATCCCGCTGCGGCGCTACGCCCGCGAGGACGACTGGCGCGGCACGCTGCTCTCGGCGGGCATCGCGCTGGTGCTGGCCGCCGCCGCCGCGGTGCTGCCCTGGCTGGTGGAGCGGGTGGCTGACCGCTGGCGGCCGCGCTGGGTGCCCGCGCTGCTCGCGGTGCGCCGGCTGCGCTTCGAGTACGCCACCACCCGGGTGGTGGCCGGCGTGGTCACCGTGCTGATCGGCGCGATCGCGTTGCAGGTGCTGCTGAGCACCATCGCGCACACCGACGTCCCCGCGGAGAGCTACCGCGGCAGCCGCTCCGGCGAGGTCGTGCTGGTCACCGGCGGCGGGCCGGACAACCGGCCCGACGAGGCGCGGGTGCTCGAGGCGGCGGGCCGGGTGCCGGGCGTGCTGCACGCCGGAGCGCTGCGCTCGCTCTACGCCGAGGACAGCCGCGTCCTCCAGGTCGCGAACTGCCCGACCATCCAGCAGCTGTTCGGGGTGTCCGACTGTCGGCCGGGCAAGCTCTACCAGGCGGGCAGCTGGCGGCCGGAGTTCCGGCAGGGACAGGTGGTTCGGCTGCGCGCCTCCGGCGCCGACCGGCCCTTCGCCTGGACCGTGCCGCCGGTGCAGCAGGTCAGCACCGGCAGCCCCTGGCTGGGCAGCAACCTGGGTTCCGTGCTGGTGGCCACCGGCACCGACCCCCGGCTGGACGCGGCGCAGGCCAACTACATCTGGGTGAAGGGTCCGCCAGTGCCCGACCTGCAGGACCGGGTGCTGGCCGCCACCGGCCGGGTGGACCTGTCCGTGCGCGCCTACGACATGCCCGCGCGGGAGGTGGCCGCGTTCGACAGCGTGCGCGGCGGGGTGCTGGCCGGCACCGCGGTGGTGGTGCTGCTGGCGCTGCTGAGCCTGGTGGTGGCCGCGGTGGACCAGCTCCAGGAGCGCAGGCGGCAGTACTCGGTGCTGGCCGCCAGCGGGGTGCCACGCCGTACCCTGGGCTGGGCGACGCTGTGGCAGAACGCGGTGCCCACCGCGATCGGCCTGGCACTGGCGCCCCCGGTCGGCATCGGCCTGGCAGTGTTGGTGCTGGGGGTCATAACCAGCAGCGGTGCAATCCTGCGCGAGCTTGTGGTGAACTGGGGAGACGTGGCGATGATTCTGGGCGCGGGCGCCGCGCTGATCGTGCTGGTGACCCTGTCCACCCTGCCGGCCCTGCGTTCCGCGGTCCGCCCGAGCGGCCTGCGCTTCGAGTGA